The genome window ACGACCTCGGACCTCGAGCTGATCGCGACGTCCGCCCCACTGAATGCGACGCCGTTGATGGGCTCGATCGTGATCCCTTCGAGACAGGGAAGCCCAAGGCTAGGACCGTGGGGAAGAATGATGAGTTTTCCATCCTCGGCGCCGAAGCAGGGCGTTTCGGTCCAGGCGTATCGGCCGCACCAACTGATTCTCTCGCCGAGGAAGCGATGGCCGTGGCCTTCGATGATCCGGTTCATATCGCCCTCCCCGCCTTCAGCCGAGACGCCTGCTTCTCCTGCAGAATCCCTGCCTGGACCATCTTGTCGACGGCCTCTCGAGGCGGCCGCGCCTTACGATCCGCGTCGTCGCGGCGGAGGATGGGCCAGCAGGGATAACCGTGCCAGGCCTGATTCAAAGGGGTTACGGGGAACTCGGCGACCTGTTCCTCCCGCGTGCCGATTACCGCGAAACGACCGTCTTCAAGTCGCCGTACCCCGTAGAGATCCCCTTTGTGGTCCGAGAGGTCGTGAAAGTCGGCCACGTCGAAAACGTTGAACTCGTCCTCGCGGCTGAGATCTCGCGCCCATTGGGCGTGCTGAGAACGACCCGCTTGATGATGTTTCACGTAGAAGAAGTATCGGAGCCTGCGCCGGCGCGTCCGAACTGGGTGTTCGGGCCCGACGTCCTCGCCAGTCGACATTGCCGCAGACTCCGCATTCCGTCCTTCAGCATCGCGACCTCGTCATTCCATCTTATCACTGCAAGAAGCGGCCATCAAAGTATCGCGATCCTCACCGCGGCCTCCTCGGGTTGCCGGAACTCGTAAGATCGATAGCGAGGTTCGGATCGAAGCGTTCGCAGGAGGATCGATCATGCAGATGCGCACGAGCGCGGCGGCGTTGGGGGGCTTGATCGCGATCGCCATCGCGATCCTGGGAGCTTCGAAGACGGAGCCGGAGCAGGCGCTGCCGCCGGGGCCGCTGGGGGACGTTGTTCGGCTGGGCGAGAAGCTCGTGCGGGAGACGGCGACGCATCCGCTGTCGAAGCCTTACGTCGGCAACGCGCTGAACTGCGGGTCGTGCCACCTCGACGGCGGCCAGGACCCGAAGGCCGGGACGTTTCTGGGAACGGCGACGGCCTATCCCGCGTACTCTCCGCGCGAGGGGCGGGTCATCACGTTGGAGGATCGGATCCTCAACTGTTTCATGCGGAGCTGCAACGGCGTCCGACCGCCGCTGGGGGGCGAGGTCTCGGTGGCCATGGCCGCCTACATCACCTGGCTCTCGGGCGATCGTCCCGTCGCCATGAACCCGAGCCGACCCGCCGGGCCGGGGGCGATCAAACCGCTGGGCGTGGACGCGGCCTCGGCCGACCCCGAACGCGGCCGGGCCGTCTATGCTGAGAAGTGCGCCGATTGCCACGCCGCCAACGGCCAGGGGCGCAAGGCCAACCCGCCAGTCTGGGGCGACCGCTCGTACAACCAGGGCGCCGGCCTGGCGCAGGCGCCCCAGCTCGCCGCCTGGCTGAAGGTCGCCATGCCCCTCGACGACCCCGACCTGACCGACCAGGAGGCCCTCGACGTCGCCGCCTTCATCAACAGCCACGACCGTCCCGCGTTCCGCCTGGAAGACCACTTGCCGCCGCCGGCGAAGCTCGGCGAATACAACGCGGCCGACGCCTCGCGATAAGCGGAGGCGTCGACCGCCGACGGATTCATCGCTTGCCGTTCGAGGCCAGGTCGACGACGGCGTCGAACGGGGAGTGAACGGGGGCGACGAAGCTATTGTCGTGAGCCACGACCCCCTGCGTGCCCACGCAGAAGGCGTCGCCGCCGACGAGGGCGAGGTTGAACACCGGCTGGACTCGGTCCTTCTCCACGGCCTGCACCACCGTCGAGCCGCCGACCGTCCGCAGACGGTCGCCCGGCTTCAGGTCTCGAGTCATGACCCATCCGTGGCCCGCTTTCCAGAAGCGGTGGATGCCCGTCGCCACGACCTCGTCGCCCCCCAACGCGATGCGGAAGGTCTCGTTGGGCGGGTTGTGGTAGGCCGTCTCCACGGCCTGGAAGCGAAACTCGCCGGTGGTCGTGTCCTGGGCCAGCACCTGGTCACCGGCCTGGATCGTCTCGATCGGTCGCGGCCCCTGGAGCGTCCGCACCATCGTCCCAGCGGCGAAGCAGGAATGCGTGACCTGGAACCCGATAAGCGTCCCCGTCGGCTGCACGACGGCCTGTGGCTGGTAGGCGAGCGGAACATCCTCGACATAGGTCGCCGGAGGCTCCGAGGCCGACCGAATCGGCGCGGCGTAACCCTCCAGGTCGACGGCCCACGTCAACCACTTCTCCCGGTCGTCGCCAAGATCCCGACCGCTTACGTCCTTGAGCACGGCCAGGGCTCGCTCGTTGACCTCGCGCCGGGGGGCGTTCTGGGCCTCGATTCGGTCGACGTCCTGTTGCATCTGGCTGCGGGCGACCAGGACCGACGCTCTCGCCTCGGCCATCATCTGCTCGATCGGGATCCCCAGAAGTTCCTCGTAGAACGGCTCCAGACGGCCGCCAGTGCCGGCCGTGTCTCGAA of Paludisphaera rhizosphaerae contains these proteins:
- a CDS encoding c-type cytochrome, with the protein product MRTSAAALGGLIAIAIAILGASKTEPEQALPPGPLGDVVRLGEKLVRETATHPLSKPYVGNALNCGSCHLDGGQDPKAGTFLGTATAYPAYSPREGRVITLEDRILNCFMRSCNGVRPPLGGEVSVAMAAYITWLSGDRPVAMNPSRPAGPGAIKPLGVDAASADPERGRAVYAEKCADCHAANGQGRKANPPVWGDRSYNQGAGLAQAPQLAAWLKVAMPLDDPDLTDQEALDVAAFINSHDRPAFRLEDHLPPPAKLGEYNAADASR